The following proteins are encoded in a genomic region of Streptococcus constellatus subsp. constellatus:
- a CDS encoding cysteine-rich KTR domain-containing protein has product MNYKWILCPVCGNKTRLKIREDTELKKFPLYCPKCRQENLIEIKQFKVTVITEPDAKTQSR; this is encoded by the coding sequence ATAAACTACAAGTGGATATTGTGTCCTGTATGTGGAAATAAAACACGATTAAAGATAAGGGAAGATACTGAATTAAAAAAATTCCCCCTCTATTGTCCGAAATGCAGACAAGAAAATTTAATTGAAATAAAGCAGTTCAAAGTAACTGTGATTACAGAGCCAGACGCAAAGACGCAGAGCCGATAA
- the tet(M) gene encoding tetracycline resistance ribosomal protection protein Tet(M), which translates to MKIINIGVLAHVDAGKTTLTESLLYNSGAITELGSVDKGTTRTDNTLLERQRGITIQTGITSFQWENTKVNIIDTPGHMDFLAEVYRSLSVLDGAILLISAKDGVQAQTRILFHALRKMGIPTIFFINKIDQNGIDLSTVYQDIKEKLSAEIVIKQKVELYPNMCVTNFTESEQWDTVIEGNDYLLEKYMSGKSLEALELEQEESIRFQNCSLFPLYHGSAKSNIGIDNLIEVITNKFYSSTHRGPSELCGNVFKIEYTKKRQRLAYIRLYSGVLHLRDSVRVSEKEKIKVTEMYTSINGELCKIDRAYSGEIVILQNEFLKLNSVLGDTKLLPQRKKIENPHPLLQTTVEPSKPEQREMLLDALLEISDSDPLLRYYVDSTTHEIILSFLGKVQMEVISALLQEKYHVEIELKEPTVIYMERPLKNAEYTIHIEVPPNPFWASIGLSVSPLPLGSGMQYESSVSLGYLNQSFQNAVMEGIRYGCEQGLYGWNVTDCKICFKYGLYYSPVSTPADFRMLAPIVLEQVLKKAGTELLEPYLSFKIYAPQEYLSRAYNDAPKYCANIVDTQLKNNEVILSGEIPARCIQEYRSDLTFFTNGRSVCLTELKGYHVTTGEPVCQPRRPNSRIDKVRYMFNKIT; encoded by the coding sequence ATGAAAATTATTAATATTGGAGTTTTAGCTCATGTTGATGCAGGAAAAACTACCTTAACAGAAAGCTTATTATATAACAGTGGAGCGATTACAGAATTAGGAAGCGTGGACAAAGGTACAACGAGGACGGATAATACGCTTTTAGAACGTCAGAGAGGAATTACAATTCAGACAGGAATAACCTCTTTTCAGTGGGAAAATACGAAGGTGAACATCATAGACACGCCAGGACATATGGATTTCTTAGCAGAAGTATATCGTTCATTATCAGTTTTAGATGGGGCAATTCTACTGATTTCTGCAAAAGATGGCGTACAAGCACAAACTCGTATATTATTTCATGCACTTAGGAAAATGGGGATTCCCACAATCTTTTTTATCAATAAGATTGACCAAAATGGAATTGATTTATCAACGGTTTATCAGGATATTAAAGAGAAACTTTCTGCCGAAATTGTAATCAAACAGAAGGTAGAACTGTATCCTAATATGTGTGTGACGAACTTTACCGAATCTGAACAATGGGATACGGTAATAGAGGGAAACGATTACCTTTTAGAGAAATATATGTCCGGTAAATCATTAGAAGCATTGGAACTCGAACAAGAGGAAAGCATAAGATTTCAGAATTGTTCTCTGTTCCCTCTTTATCATGGAAGTGCAAAAAGTAATATAGGGATTGATAACCTTATAGAAGTTATTACTAATAAATTTTATTCATCAACACATCGAGGTCCGTCTGAACTTTGCGGAAATGTTTTCAAAATTGAATATACAAAAAAAAGACAACGTCTTGCATATATACGCCTTTATAGTGGAGTACTACATTTACGAGATTCGGTTAGAGTATCAGAAAAAGAAAAAATAAAAGTTACAGAAATGTATACTTCAATAAATGGTGAATTATGTAAGATTGATAGAGCTTATTCTGGAGAAATTGTTATTTTGCAAAATGAGTTTTTGAAGTTAAATAGTGTTCTTGGAGATACAAAACTATTGCCACAGAGAAAAAAGATTGAAAATCCGCACCCTCTACTACAAACAACTGTTGAACCGAGTAAACCTGAACAGAGAGAAATGTTGCTTGATGCCCTTTTGGAAATCTCAGATAGTGATCCGCTTCTACGATATTACGTGGATTCTACGACACATGAAATTATACTTTCTTTCTTAGGGAAAGTACAAATGGAAGTGATTAGTGCACTGTTGCAAGAAAAGTATCATGTGGAGATAGAACTAAAAGAGCCTACAGTCATTTATATGGAGAGACCGTTAAAAAATGCAGAATATACCATTCACATCGAAGTGCCGCCAAATCCTTTCTGGGCTTCCATTGGTTTATCTGTATCACCGCTTCCGTTGGGAAGTGGAATGCAGTATGAGAGCTCGGTTTCTCTTGGATACTTAAATCAATCGTTTCAAAATGCAGTTATGGAGGGGATACGCTATGGCTGTGAACAAGGATTGTATGGTTGGAATGTGACGGACTGTAAAATCTGTTTTAAGTATGGCTTATACTATAGCCCTGTTAGTACCCCAGCAGATTTTCGGATGCTTGCTCCTATTGTATTGGAACAAGTCTTAAAAAAAGCTGGAACAGAATTGTTAGAGCCATATCTTAGTTTTAAAATTTATGCGCCACAGGAATATCTTTCACGAGCATACAACGATGCTCCTAAATATTGTGCGAACATCGTAGACACTCAATTGAAAAATAATGAGGTCATTCTTAGTGGAGAAATCCCTGCTCGGTGTATTCAAGAATATCGTAGTGATTTAACTTTCTTTACAAATGGACGTAGTGTTTGTTTAACAGAGTTAAAAGGGTACCATGTTACTACCGGTGAACCTGTTTGCCAGCCCCGTCGTCCAAATAGTCGGATAGATAAAGTACGATATATGTTCAATAAAATAACTTAG
- a CDS encoding helix-turn-helix transcriptional regulator encodes MRKKEDKYDFRAFGLAIKEARLKRGLTREQVGALIEIDPRYLTNIENKGQHPSIQVLYDLVSLLHVSVDEFFLPANNLVKSTRRLQIEKYMDSFTDKELSLMESLASGINEARNIED; translated from the coding sequence ATGCGTAAAAAAGAAGATAAATATGATTTTAGAGCCTTTGGTTTAGCCATTAAAGAAGCTCGATTGAAACGAGGTTTAACTCGTGAACAAGTGGGAGCATTGATTGAAATTGACCCACGGTACTTAACTAATATTGAAAATAAAGGGCAACACCCCAGCATACAAGTTCTTTATGACCTTGTATCGTTACTTCATGTTTCCGTTGATGAATTTTTCTTACCTGCTAATAACTTGGTAAAAAGCACCCGACGATTACAGATAGAGAAATACATGGATAGCTTTACAGACAAAGAACTATCCTTAATGGAATCTTTAGCCAGCGGTATCAACGAAGCAAGAAACATCGAAGACTAA
- a CDS encoding lysozyme family protein, whose protein sequence is MKLKTLVIGGSGLFLMVFSLLLFVAILFSDEQDSGISNIHYGGVNVSAEVLAHKPMVEKYAKEYGVEEYVNILLAIIQVESGGTAEDVMQSSESLGLPPNSLSTEESIKQGVKYFSELLASSERLSVDLESVIQSYNYGGGFLGYVANRGNKYTFELAQSFSKEYSGGEKVSYPNPIAIPINGGWRYNYGNMFYVQLVTQYLVTTEFDDDTVQAIMDEALKYEGWRYVYGGASPTTSFDCSGLTQWTYGKAGINLPRTAQQQYDVTQHIPLSEAQAGDLVFFHSTYNAGSYITHVGIYLGNNRMFHAGDPIGYADLTSPYWQQHLVGAGRIKQ, encoded by the coding sequence ATGAAGTTGAAAACTTTAGTGATTGGTGGTTCTGGATTATTCTTGATGGTCTTCTCACTGCTTCTGTTTGTTGCCATTTTATTTTCAGATGAACAGGACAGCGGAATTTCCAATATTCATTATGGAGGTGTGAATGTTTCCGCAGAAGTGCTGGCTCATAAGCCTATGGTAGAAAAATATGCCAAAGAATATGGCGTTGAAGAATATGTCAACATACTTCTTGCGATTATACAGGTGGAATCGGGCGGTACTGCGGAAGATGTTATGCAGTCCTCGGAATCCCTCGGTCTTCCACCTAATTCATTGAGTACAGAAGAATCCATTAAGCAAGGTGTGAAGTATTTCAGTGAATTATTAGCCAGTAGCGAAAGGCTCAGTGTAGATTTAGAATCGGTTATCCAGTCCTACAATTATGGTGGTGGTTTCTTAGGGTATGTGGCTAATCGTGGAAATAAATATACCTTTGAACTGGCTCAAAGTTTCTCAAAAGAGTATTCAGGTGGCGAAAAAGTGTCTTACCCCAATCCCATAGCCATACCTATCAATGGGGGCTGGCGATACAACTATGGCAATATGTTTTATGTGCAACTGGTAACGCAGTATCTTGTCACAACAGAGTTTGATGATGATACGGTACAAGCCATCATGGACGAAGCACTGAAATATGAGGGCTGGCGATACGTTTACGGTGGAGCTTCCCCGACTACTTCTTTTGATTGTAGCGGACTGACACAATGGACGTATGGAAAAGCTGGAATTAACTTACCACGAACCGCACAACAGCAATATGATGTGACCCAGCATATCCCACTATCGGAAGCACAAGCTGGCGATTTGGTTTTCTTTCATTCTACCTATAACGCTGGCTCTTATATTACTCATGTTGGGATATACCTTGGCAATAACCGTATGTTTCATGCAGGCGACCCAATCGGTTATGCCGACTTAACAAGCCCCTACTGGCAACAGCATTTAGTGGGAGCAGGACGAATCAAACAATGA
- a CDS encoding conjugal transfer protein, whose translation MRKEDLMMKFRKNQNKEKQIPKEKKPRVYKVNPHKKVVIALWVLLGLSFSFAIFKHFTAIDTHTIHETTIIEKEYVDTHHVENFVENFAKVYYSWEQSDKSIDNRMESLKGYLTDELQALNVDTVRKDIPVSSSVRGFQIWTVEPTGDNEFNVTYSVDQLITEGENTKTVHSAYIVSVYVDGSGNMVLVKNPTITNIPKKSSYKPKAIESEGTVDSITTNEINEFLTTFFKLYPTATASELSYYVNDGILKPIGKEYIFQELVNPIHNRKDNQVTVSLTVEYIDQQTKATQVSQFDLVLEKNGSNWKIIE comes from the coding sequence ATGAGAAAGGAAGATTTAATGATGAAATTTAGAAAAAATCAGAATAAAGAAAAACAGATACCAAAGGAAAAGAAACCTCGTGTCTATAAGGTCAATCCTCATAAAAAGGTTGTGATTGCCTTGTGGGTACTTTTAGGGCTTAGTTTCAGCTTTGCGATATTCAAGCACTTTACAGCTATAGATACTCATACTATTCACGAAACAACTATCATAGAAAAGGAATACGTTGATACTCATCATGTAGAAAATTTTGTAGAGAACTTTGCGAAAGTCTACTATTCATGGGAGCAATCCGATAAGTCCATTGATAATCGAATGGAAAGTCTAAAAGGCTATCTGACAGATGAACTTCAAGCTCTCAATGTTGATACAGTACGCAAAGATATTCCTGTATCGTCTTCTGTAAGAGGATTTCAGATATGGACGGTAGAGCCAACTGGCGACAATGAGTTTAATGTAACCTACAGTGTAGACCAGCTCATTACAGAGGGAGAAAATACAAAGACCGTCCACTCTGCTTATATAGTGAGTGTCTATGTAGATGGTTCTGGAAATATGGTACTGGTTAAGAATCCGACCATTACCAACATACCTAAGAAATCAAGTTATAAACCAAAAGCCATTGAAAGTGAGGGGACGGTTGATTCCATTACAACCAATGAAATCAATGAGTTTTTAACGACGTTCTTCAAGCTCTATCCTACAGCGACAGCCAGTGAACTTTCCTACTATGTGAATGACGGGATATTAAAACCAATCGGAAAAGAGTACATCTTTCAAGAACTGGTAAATCCTATTCACAATCGTAAGGATAATCAAGTCACGGTATCGCTGACAGTGGAGTATATCGACCAGCAGACCAAAGCAACGCAGGTATCTCAATTTGATTTGGTACTTGAAAAGAACGGGAGTAATTGGAAGATTATAGAATAA